GCTGATGCCCGTCATCGCGTCGAAGACCCTGCACGGCGGGCCGGCGCTGCTGGGCGCGCTGATGGCCGCGACGGGGATCGGGGCCCTCTGCGGCGCGCTGTACCTGGCGCAGCGGACCACGGTGCTGGGGCTGGGAAGGGTGATTCCGGCCAGCGCCGGCATCTTCGGCGCGGGGCTGGCGGCGTTCTCGTTCACCCGCGTGCCGTGGATCGCCGTCGTGTGCCTGGTGGTGGTCGGGTTCGGGATGATGGTGCAGATGGCCGCCAGCAACACCATCCTCCAGACCATCGTGGACGACGACAAGCGGGGGCGGGTGATGAGCTTCTACAGCATGGCGTTCATGGGGATGGCGCCCTTCGGCGGGCTGCTGGCCGGCGCGCTGGCGCACCGCATCGGCGCGGAGCACACCGTGCTGGTGAGCGGCACCTGCTGCATGCTGGCCGCCGCGTGGTTCGCCACGCGCCTGCCCATGCTGCGCCACGAGATCCGCCCGATCTACCGCGAGATCGGCGTGCTGCCGCCGGTGGAGGAGGATGCGTAGAGGGGACAGGTTACAGGGACAGGGGACAGGGACGGCAAAGGACAACGGGGATGCGGGCAATCGCTCGCATCCCTCGCCGTTGGCGGGAGGACGCGCAGCCGGCGACCCTCCCGCCCTGTCCCCCTGTCCCCTGATCTCCCTCAGCCGTTCTCGCCGGGCTCGTCGCCCTCGAAGCAGGTCCGGCAGGTGCGGCAGAGCTGCACGGGATAGGTGCAGCTGCCGCCGGTGCACGGGTTGGGCACCGAGGCCGGCTCGGTCTGGTTGGCCAGGATGGTCCCCTGGGCGAACGCGGCGGCGTCGGTCGGGAACGAGGCCACCTGGATCTCGTCCAGCCTCAGCTTCAGCTTGCGCATGACGCACCTCCGGGTTGGGTGACGGGGCGCCGCCCCGGTGCCGGACGGCATTCGGGATGGCCCGCTCGCCCGGGCCGGTGGGTGCCAGGTGAAGGGAACGCGGATGACCGCGGCGCCCCGCTGATCTCGCCGCATACCCCGTTCCCGCCGCGATTGTCGTGGAGATCAACGCCGCGCGGGCCTGGATCCGCCTACTCCGGGCCGTCGCTCAGGAGGCCGGGGAAGACGATGCCGTCGGGCGCGCGGAAGGGGATGCCGAGAAGCGCGGCGACGGTCGGGGCGACGCACTCGATGGGGAGGAGCGGGGCGGCCGCGCCGGGGCGGAAGCCCGCGCCGGCGCCCACGAAGCCGGTGAGCATTTCCGGAAGATCGGGGAGGTAGCCATGCGTGGCGCCGTGGACGGGCCGCACGTCCGGCGGCGTGGGAAGATCCGAGAACTCGACTCCCGGCATGGCCGCCAGCGCGAACGCCGCCTCCGGATCGGCGCCGAGCGCGTCCAGCTCCGCCCGCTCGACGATGCGGAAGAGGCTGCGGATTCCGTGCGGCTGCGCGTCGATCACGCCGCGCGCGGCGGAGACGGCATCTCCATCCCCCGCGTCGCGGAGGCGCAGGAAGGCGGAGCCGCCGTCGGCGTGGAAGGCGGCGCGCCAGTCGCCCCGCTCCTCGCCGTCCTCCATCATCCCCGCCGCTACCAGCCAGACGTTGGGCCGCAGCTGCGTGTGGCGGTTGATGGAGCCGTGGTCGCCGACGATGACGAAGGCGACGCGGTCCCGCATCTCCAGCCGCTCCACCGTCTCCACCACCTGGCCGATGGCGCGGTCCGCGGCGCCGACCGCGCGGCGCGTCATGGGGTTGTTGCGGCCGCGCTCGTGCTGCATGTGGTCGGTGCCGATCAGGTGCATCAGCAGCAGCGTGGGCCGGTGGCGCTCGAACAGGTACGCGGCGATGCTCCCCACGCGGTCCTCGCGGGCGAGCCAGCCCAGC
The Longimicrobium sp. DNA segment above includes these coding regions:
- a CDS encoding ectonucleotide pyrophosphatase/phosphodiesterase; the protein is MAGGEDGHRIEADEIERAMRMRAPRRRADHVIVASIDALRPEFYCDESWPAPTLQQLSFEGVRADGVRSVFPALTYPAHTTLVTGALPARHGVVANRPFLADRRTEAWIWESSHIRVPALWDAVRAAGGTTASVGWPVTVGADIDWNVPDVWPEHYVQADFIAPVRAATTPPGLFEELEREATGRLRGENFGLGWLAREDRVGSIAAYLFERHRPTLLLMHLIGTDHMQHERGRNNPMTRRAVGAADRAIGQVVETVERLEMRDRVAFVIVGDHGSINRHTQLRPNVWLVAAGMMEDGEERGDWRAAFHADGGSAFLRLRDAGDGDAVSAARGVIDAQPHGIRSLFRIVERAELDALGADPEAAFALAAMPGVEFSDLPTPPDVRPVHGATHGYLPDLPEMLTGFVGAGAGFRPGAAAPLLPIECVAPTVAALLGIPFRAPDGIVFPGLLSDGPE